Genomic DNA from Pirellulales bacterium:
CGCCGTCGATTAGCGAAATCTTCGTCTCCGACGACAGCGAAATTGCCCGCCTGCTCTCGTCATACCTCAAACCCAAAGACGGCGCTCCCGCGCCCGCCACCGCCAATGCGCCGGCCGACGCGGCCGATGTCCGCTGACGCACCGCACAACCGCCTCACAGAGACCTTGCACATGACCACGCCAGACCTTCCGAATTCGATCAAAGACCGCTTTCAAATCAAGAAGACTTCGCAGCTTAATCGCCGGCTGATTGTTGGCGGCGTTGGCGCCATCGTGGCGCTGGCGATCTTGTTGTTCACCTGGAACGAGTTTTTCGCCTACGTTCCGCCAGGCAAGCACCTGGTCATCGTCGCCAACGGCGGTAAGCCGCTTCCCAAAGATCACGTCCTGGCTGAGCCAGGCGAGCAAGGCATTCAGGCCCAGGTGCAAGGCGAAGGGTGGCACTTCGTCATGCCGATCCTTTACGATCGGCACATTGAAGAGAACACCATCATTCCGCCGGGCAAAGTCGGCATCCTCATCTCGCGCGGCGGCAAGCCGCTGCGCCCCGGCCAACTGCTTGCCGATCCGGGACAGCAAGGCATCCTGCGCGCGGTGCTCCCCCCCGGCGCCTATCGCATCAATCGCCATGGCTTCGATGTCGAGCAGGCCGACGCGGTCGAAATCAAGCCGGGCTTTGTCGGCGTGCAGAGCCGCTTGTTAGGTGTCGATGGCAAGGGGCGATTCGCCGACGGCGACAACGAAAAAGGAATCTTGCGCGAGGTGCTGCAGCCCGGGCTGTATTACATCAACCCCAAGGAGTATCAAGTCAGCCCGGCCGATATTGGCATTTTTCAAACCTCGTTCCATTACGACGAAAACCCGCGCCTCACAACGGCCATCACGTTCACGTCCAAAGGAGGCTTTCAGATCAGCATGGACTGCACGGTCGAGTGGGAAGTGCTGCCAGCCGACATGCCGGCCCTCATCGCCGAATATGGCGATCGCACCAAGGTCGAGAACAAGGTCATTCAAGTGCAGGCTCACGCCATTGGCCGTGACAAAGGCATTGACTACGGCGTGCAAGATTTTCTTGAAGGCAACAAGCGCGAAAAGTTTCAGCAAGACTTCACCGGAGAACTGGTGCGCGTCTGCCGCACGAAGAACGTCACCGTCCATTCGGCGTTCATCCGCAACATCGTGATCCCGGAAAACTACCTCAAGCCAATTCGCGACAAGCAAATCGCCTCCGAAACCGAACTTACCAACAAGGCCAAGGAGGCCACCGCGCAAAGCGAGGCCGATGTCGAGCGCGAGACGCAACTGGTGGTGCAGCGCACCGCCGAAGTCGCCGCGCAAACCGAGCGCATCGTCGCCACCATCGATCGCGACGTTGAGAACACCAAGACCCTCACTCAAAGCGAGATCGAAAAGATCGCCGCCGAGTACCAGGCCAAGATCGCCGCCCTCGACGCGCAGCGCGTGCGACTGCTCGGCGAGGCCGAGGCCGACGCCGAAAAACTCAAGCAGACCGCCGAAAGCGGCCTCTACCGCATGAAGCTCGATGTCTTTCAGAACAATGGCGATGCCTTCTTACGCTATTCCATGGCTCAAGATCTCAATGAAAAGATGATCCTCCGCCTCTTTCACGCCGGGCCGGGCACCTTCTGGACCAACCTCGACAAGAAAGACATGACCCTGATGCTCCCCGCCGGCGGACAGTCCGCTCCCCAGCCCACTGCGGCAAACTGACCGAAGCGCAATCCGCTCGCTGATACAGACCGAGAATGACAGGCGCCTTCAGCAAGCGGCCGTTTATTCCGTCTGCCGCGACTTGGCTGATTTTTGAGCAAGGCAATCTACGATAGCACTGCTAACGCCTTGCAATTTTGCGCTCCGCCCCCCGGGGCTGGCTGGTGGCTTTGCTGTTTGCAAGGCGTACTGAACTCCCAATCCTCACCGCGGGTCCGTCATGACATTGGCTCATGGCGCTGTTCGACCCCTGGCACAACATGTCCACCCAATACGAAACCGCTGTCGATCAGCTTCTCTGGCAAAAATTTCAGTGCGAACTGCGCGAGCGCGCGTCAGTTCTCGAAAGCCTCATTGAGCCTCCAGGGCCCTTGAACATCGCCCGCTGCCTTCGCGTCGTGCGCGTGCTGCACACGGTCATTTCCTCGGCCTTGGCCATACCAGTCCCCGATGTGGTGCGGGTGACGCGCGTCTTGGAAGGCCTGCTCGAATCAATGCGGGGCGATGCGCCCATTCCCCGTGCGCCGCTTGATGCTTACCTGGCTTGGCTACAGCAACTCAGCGGCGCCTCGACCAGTGAGGCGGCGGCCGCGCTCAACGACGCGCCGCTCGTCATTGCCGAGTTTGTCGGCGTCGCGCTCGCCGCCGACTAACGGCGCACCAGTGGCAAGCGCTGGCCTGTACCCAAAGCGATTGCGCGCAGTGGCCGCGTGCGCCATGCGTCATTTGGTCGCAAAGTGGTGCAGCACCAACACCGAGCAGGTGGCCTGCTGCACCACCTTCTCCGCCGTGCTCCCCAGCATGAATCGCTGCCAGGCGCCCAGGTCGCGCGTCCCCACGATCAATAAGTCGATATCGTCCGCCTGGATGGTCTCCAAAATCTTTTCCGCGGCGAATCCCTCCAATACGATCGGCGACTGCTGGTGGAAGATCGCCGGCAACTGCTTGGCGTACTCGGCTAGTTCGTCGTACTTTTGGCGCTTCTCCGCCTGGTACTCGGCGATCCACGCTTGCGATAGCGCCTCGTCGCGCGATTGCCGCGCTTTCACTTCCAGCCATTCCGGCAGTTCTGCCCCCAGCATGGGCTCAATGACGTGCAGCAGCCGGCCACTGGCCTGTTGGGGCCAGGAGCAACGCGCTAAAAATTCGGCCGGCGCCTTCGACTGCGGGATCACATCCAGGCCCATCAACACGCGGTAGCCACCGTCGGTCTGCTTGGCGAGCTTCTTACGCGCCACCATCACCGGCACGCTGGTGCTGCGCACGATCGCCCGCGCCACACTGCCCATCGCCGTTCTAGACTGCGTGCTGGAACCGCGCGCGCCCACCACTACCAGTTCGGCTTTCCAGCTTTCGGCGGCCGCCGGAATGCCCTCGCGCGGCTTCTGCTGGCCAATGATCTTTTCGACCTGCTTGTGCCACGCGGTCGGCAACCGCTGCAGCGCCTCGTCAAGCACATTATCGGCCAGGCTGGTGCGCGTCCGCTCGATCATGTCGCCGCTCGGCGAAACTCCGCGCTTGAACACGATCTGCGGCGGCGAATAGTACAGCGCGATCTGGTCGCGATCTCCCGAAAGCAATTTGCTCGCTTGGTAAATCCCTTCCCAACCCCCTTCAGAACCGTCGACCCCAATCAGCACGCGCATGGTGAATCTCCTCGACTGGCGCCAAACAACGCGTTTGCTAGTGACATGCCCTTGCATCATACACAATTTCCTCGCCATGCTATCCGGCGCCTGCGTTGCAATCGAATGGCGAATATATTCCCCCCGAATGGACTGTGATGTCCGCGCCGAAACTCACCGAATCGCCCCGGCCCGGCGGCGTCGCGCCTCATCAATTGGAGCGCGACACGGTCGTGGCCATTTGGCGATCCGATGCCCAGCACGGCCTGTCCGAATCCGAAGCCGCTAGTCGCCATGCCAAACTCGGCGCCAACGAACTGCGCGAGGCGCCTTCCGTCCCCGCCTGGCGTCAATTTGTCGGGCAATTCCAGCAATTGGTTGTTTGGATATTGATTGTTGCGGCGCTAGTGGCCGCCGCGACCGGCGAATGGATCGATGCCGGCGCCATTTTGACCATCGTGTTGCTCAACGCCATTCTGGGCTTCGTGCAGGAGCATCGCGCCGAACAGTCGCTCGCGGCGCTGCGCAAGCTCTCGGCGCCGCTGGCCCGCGTGGTTCGCAACGGCGCAATTCGCCAGATACCGGCGCAACAACTGGTTGTCGGTGATGTCGTCGAATTGGAGGCCGGCGACAACATTCCGGCCGATGTTCGCCTGTTGCGCACGTATGCCCTGCAAACGCAGGAGGCTGCCCTCACTGGCGAGTCGACTCCGGTTGAAAAATCGGCGGATCATGTGTCCGCCCCAGAAACGCCCTTGGGCGACCGCAAGAACATGGCTTTTCTCGGCGCCATGGTTATTGCCGGCCGTGCCCGCGCCTTGGTGACCGCGATCGGAATGAACACCGAGCTAGGGCATATCGCGGGCATGATGCAAGCCGCCGGGCGCGAGACGACCCCGCTTGAGCGCCGCTTGGCGGAGTTGGGAAAAAAGCTGATCGTCCTTTGTCTGGTGCTCGTGGCGATCATCTTCGCGCTACACATTTGGCGCGGTGGCGAATGGCTCGATGTATTGCTGCTCTCGGTCAGTTTGGCGGTCGCCGCAGTTCCCGAGGGCCTGCCAAGTGTTGTGACAATCTGCCTTGCTCTCGGCCTGCAACGAATGGCCAAGCAGAACGCGCTGGTGCGCAAGCTTCCCAGTGTCGAAACCCTCGGCTCCGTGACGGTCATTTGCTCCGATAAGACGGGCACGCTCACACGCAACGAAATGACCGTT
This window encodes:
- a CDS encoding universal stress protein; translation: MRVLIGVDGSEGGWEGIYQASKLLSGDRDQIALYYSPPQIVFKRGVSPSGDMIERTRTSLADNVLDEALQRLPTAWHKQVEKIIGQQKPREGIPAAAESWKAELVVVGARGSSTQSRTAMGSVARAIVRSTSVPVMVARKKLAKQTDGGYRVLMGLDVIPQSKAPAEFLARCSWPQQASGRLLHVIEPMLGAELPEWLEVKARQSRDEALSQAWIAEYQAEKRQKYDELAEYAKQLPAIFHQQSPIVLEGFAAEKILETIQADDIDLLIVGTRDLGAWQRFMLGSTAEKVVQQATCSVLVLHHFATK